The genomic segment ATTCAGTTCTTCTATTGTCCTACCGTTTTTAATCTATTCATATTCAAGCTTTTTTAATTTATTCAGCCTTACTATAAACTCAACTCTTGTATGTTGATGTTGTACTTTTTGTCAACTTTATCGCCTCATGAATAAGTATTCTTTTGTTCACAAGAATACTGCTTAGCTATTAATTTTACTGGGCAGTCTTAACGTATTCAAATTGCTAATGTTATATACCATTTAATTGCAAACCTGCTAATCATTTTAGCTTTCTCTCATCTACTTTTGTCTAATAGACCTATTGCTAATGTTGCTTATTTGTTAAGTGGGTCATATTGCTTTAGATGATAAGAACAGGGAGAGCATGATGAAACAAGCAAAATATGGTTTATTAATCGGTTGTTCAATGCTGGCATTAAGTAATGTTAGTTATGCAGATACTGATATGCAGTTTGGGGGCTACGTAAAAGCTGATGTGATGTTCAGTGACTATGGTAATGGCGCACCCGATTCAGGAAGTTTATCTCGTCAATTTTATGTGCCTGGTACTATTTATGGCGAAGAGGGTAATGGTAAACAAGTTGTCGATTTTCAGGCGCGAGAGACTCGTTTTAATTTTAAAACGGTTTCAGATTTTGATGGTCATAAGTTAACAGGTTTTATTGAATTAGATTTCATGACTCATACTGACGGTAATGAACGTGTATCTAACAGTTATTCACCACGTATCCGACAAGCTTTTATTAGTTATGATAACTGGACAGTCGGTCAAACATGGACAACGTTCCAAAATCCTGGCGCATTGCCTGAAAACTTAGATTTTGTTGGTGCTGCCGAAGGTACACCTTTTGTTAGACAAGCGATGATTCGCTATACCAATGGTGGATTTCAAATAGCAGTCGAAAACCCTGAAACGACTGTAAATAAATATGCTACGGCAACACGACTCACCAGTGGTAGTGGCATTGTGCCAGATGTCGTTGCTCGTTATAACTTTAAGACAGAAGGCGGGACTGCTATTTCTGTGGCTGGTATTTTACGTCAATTGAATGTTGAAGAAAATGTTGATGGGCAGGCGGTAGATTCAACTGAAATGGGTTACGGTGCGAGTATTGCCGGTATTATCCCGGTCGGAAACGATGACTTTAAATTCTCAGCAACCTACGGTGAAGGCCTAGGGCGTTATATGGCGTTGAATTATGCCAATGCTGGTAATCTTGATGCTAACGGTGAAATACAAGCGATAAGCTCTTACGGTGGCTATGCCGCTTACCGCCATTGGTGGAATGACAAGTGGCGTACGAGTGTCACTGTGTCAGCATTTAAAGCTGATAACGATACTATGCTATCGAGTAGCTTAGTAAATGCTGAGTCTTACTCAAGTTATATTAACTTATTGTATTCACCAACCAAGCCTTTGACCTTTGGTGTTGAATATATGTACGCGAAAAACGAACGTGAAAATGGAAGTGATGGTGACCTAAGCCGTATTTTGTTCTCTGCTAAATACGTGCTTTAAAAGCTAATAATTTTCTAAGGTAGCATTACGACATCAAAAAAGGGTTAATTCATTGAATTAACCCTTTTTTCATTTGTGCATAATTGATTTTTTAATCTAATTAGCCCAATAAGTTGTTTGAACGTACGTACTGTTCAAATTCAGTGTAACCACCAACATGCACTTCATCGACAAAGATTTGTGGCACTGTTTCAACAGGCTTGCCAACCGTTTTCTCTAAATCAGCTTTTGAAATGCCTTCAGCGTGAATGTCGACATACTTGAACTTAAATCCGTCACGCTGTTCAGTTAATTTTTCTGATAGTTCAACAGCACGAACACAATAAGGGCAGCCTGGACGGCCAAAAATTACAACAAACATAGTGACTCCTTTTTTTGATTTGACGATTTATACCATAAGTTTTATCGAATTGATAATTTCATTCAATTCAAACAAAACTGTTTTCATTAATGGTTTTAAATCGTCCTTTATAATCAAAAAACTTTTCCACTAATTCCCACTTATGCTTTTGTTTTTTTAGTAACAGCAAATCAGGCGTTTTAAAATGTTTCTGGTGTTCAAGAACTTGTTGGGGTGATGAGAATTGTGGATGTTTCATCCCAGGCGTGCGCGAGTGTGGAGCAATAAAAATTGCATATAAGGCGCGCCGCTGAGCAGGTGTTTCCATTCTAAAGCTTTCTTTAAATTCATTAGCGTCAATATCGAAATATTTCACTATCAGCTTTTTATCATCTTCGATGAGATGCATCTCTTGGCATTTGAATAAATGATGATGTTGAGAGGATAAAACTTGTTTTAATCGTTTATCTGGATCAATGAGAGTTGACTGGCATGTTTGGCAAATGCGCGCTGCAATATCATTTTCAGCGCCACAATCAGGGCAGGATTTAGAGCGAAACCTGAAATAACATTGCTGTTGTGTATCCTGTTTAGTATCGACTAATCCTTGGCAGCGTCGTCCGAAGTGTTCAACAATATCACCGTCAGAATCGACAATACCCCAAAAAGTATTAGCAAACTGGCAAACGGGGCAGTGTACTTGTACTGGGACAGATTTACTGTTGGGTTTGACTTGGCCAACTTCAGGAAAATAAAGATCATATCCATTAGCTGCATAATCAATGACTAGGCAATCCTCTTTGTCTTTTGCTAAGCGTAAGCCTCTGCCAATCATTTGCTGAAATAAGCTCACAGAGGCCGTAGGCCTTAAGATAGCAATTAAATCTACATGGGGAGCATCAAAGCCTGTAGTAAGTACCGCTACGTTGACAATGTATTTAAGACTTTGCTGCTTAAACCGAGAAATAATATCATCACGCACTGTATGAGGGGTGTCAGCGGTAATTAAAGCTGCACTATCATCGAGTAACTTCATTATTTCTTTTGCATGACGCACTGTTGCCGCAAATATGAGCACGCCTTTACGGTGTTCTGCTAGTTGCACAACCTGTTTAATAATTGCTGTGGTAGCTCGGCCTTGATGATCTAATAAATCATCGACTTCTTTTTGTGGATATTCGCCCGTCTCTGAAGGGGTTACCTGGCTAAAATCATATTGTGCGCTTAAGCCATCGAATATCTTAGGTGCTGTTAAATACCCGTGTTTAATAAGTGGCCGCATGGGCAATTCAAAAATACATTGTTCAAAAATAGGTTTTTCTGTGTTGCCGACTTTACCGTGATAATGATGGCGAAATATCCAGCCTAGTCCTAATCTGTATGGTGTTGCCGTTAACCCGAGTAATTTTAGTTGCTGATTATTTTTTTTCAGATGATTCAATAACTGCCAATACTGACTATTTTCATCGTTACTAACACGGTGACATTCATCAATAATAACCAAAGAGAAAGTTTGGTTAAATTTTTCAGGTGCCCTAGCAGCTGATTGAACGCTAGCCACAACCGTTTTACCTACCGCTTTCTTTTGGTTTAATCCAGCTGAATAGATACTGGCATCTTGAGTCAGTAATCCCACTTTTTCTGCATTTTGAGCGACTAGCTCTTTAACGTGAGTCAATATCAAAACATTGCCTCTAGCTATTCTTGCAAGTTCTGCTATCACGATACTTTTACCAGCACCTGTTGGTAATACTAATACAGCGGAGTCATTACTTTGCTTAAAGTGTTTTATAGCGGCATCAACAGAATCTTGTTGGTAATCACGAAGGGATATTACGGATGTCATAGGTTTTTATCGTTATTAAATAATGTTCAAAGTAATAATCAAATTCATCGCATTCACGGAGCATACATTGCTAGTGATATTGCTAGTGATATTGCTAGTGATATAAATGGTTACTCTAGCATGAAATAAAGCCCTTAATTTAGGCTGTATAAAAAATTGATATAAAAAGCCCCCTCAATTGAGGGGGCAACGAGAATCTGGTTAGGATTTCTCAAGGTGGGTAGGACAGTTAATTGATTAGGATATTATTCCGCTTTGTTTAAGCGTGATTCTATCAAGGTATCGATTACCGCAGGATCTGCAAGTGTTGAAGAATCACCTAAGTTTGTTACCTCGTTTGCTGCAATCTTACGCAAGAAACGGCGCATGATCTTGCCAGAGCGAGTCTTAGGTAAACCACCAGCCCATTGAATCAAATCTGGGGTCGCTAACGCGCCGATTTCTTTACGAACCCATTGTCGTAAGTTTTGACGAAGTTCTTCCGTTTCTTCAATACCTTTAGTTAAGGTCACATAAGCGTAGATACCTTGACCTTTGATGTCATGGGGGTAACCAACTACTGCGGCCTCAGCAACTAGCTCATGTGAAACAAGGGCACTTTCAACTTCGGCGGTACCTAAACGATGACCGGATACGTTAATAACGTCATCCACACGACCCGTGATCCAGTAATAACCGTCTTCGTCACGACGGGCACCATCACCAGTAAAGTACATGCCTCGGAAAGTTTTAAAATACGTTAATGCAAAACGGTCATGATCGCCATAAACCGTGCGCATTTGGCCTGGCCAAGAATCGAGAATGACCAAATTACCTTCAACTGCACCATCTAAAATATTACCCATGTTATCAACTAGGGCTGGCTGCACACCAAAGAATGGGCGAGTCGCAGAGCCTGGTTTAGCATCGGTTGCTCCAGGAAGTGGGCTAATTAAGATACCGCCAGTTTCTGTCTGCCACCATGTATCAACAATTGGGCAAGACTCATGGCCAATGACTTCGTGATACCAGCGCCAAGCTTCAGGGTTGATAGGTTCACCTACTGAGCCCATTACACGAAGCGAACTGCCATCAAAGCCGTCAAATTGCTCTTTGCCTTCAGCCATCAGTGCACGGATTAATGTCGGTGCGGTATAAAGAATATTCACTTTATGACGATCAATCATTTCACCTAAACGTGATGGACCTGGAGAATTAGGTACACCTTCATGAATAAGAATCGTTGCACCATTAGCCAGTGGGCCATAGACCATATAGGAATGGCCAGTAATCCAACCGACATCGGCAGTACACCAATAAACCTCGCCTTCTTTGTAATCAAATACATATTCGTGTGTCATTGATGCATAAACCATGTAACCACCGGTTGTGTGCAGCACACCTTTAGGGTTACCAGTTGAGCCTGACGTATAAAGCAGGAAAAGCGGGTCTTCAGCGCCCATTTCTTCGGCTTGGCAATGCTCTGAAGCTGTTGCCATTACATCGCTCCACCAAATATCACGACCTTCAACCCAATCGATATCTCCGCCTGTGCGGTTGAGTACGATAACTTTTTCGACGCAATCAACATCTGGATTATTCAGTGCGTCATCAATACTACGTTTAAGAGGAATTTTACGACCACCACGAATACCTTCGTCGGCAGTAATCAATACTTTTGATTTGCCATCAATAACACGAGATGCAATGGAGTCTGGAGAGAAACCTCCAAATACCACTGAGTGAATAGCACCAATGCGAGCACAA from the Shewanella japonica genome contains:
- the acs gene encoding acetate--CoA ligase; protein product: MSSQSLYKVPADFANNALVDNDKYKKMYQESVVNPEGFWREHGKRIDWIKPYTKIKKTSFDDHNLSINWFYDGTLNASANCLDRHLEKNGDRVAIIWEGDDANEQRKITYRELHTDVCKFANALRSQGVCKGDVVTIYMPMVPEAAVAMLACARIGAIHSVVFGGFSPDSIASRVIDGKSKVLITADEGIRGGRKIPLKRSIDDALNNPDVDCVEKVIVLNRTGGDIDWVEGRDIWWSDVMATASEHCQAEEMGAEDPLFLLYTSGSTGNPKGVLHTTGGYMVYASMTHEYVFDYKEGEVYWCTADVGWITGHSYMVYGPLANGATILIHEGVPNSPGPSRLGEMIDRHKVNILYTAPTLIRALMAEGKEQFDGFDGSSLRVMGSVGEPINPEAWRWYHEVIGHESCPIVDTWWQTETGGILISPLPGATDAKPGSATRPFFGVQPALVDNMGNILDGAVEGNLVILDSWPGQMRTVYGDHDRFALTYFKTFRGMYFTGDGARRDEDGYYWITGRVDDVINVSGHRLGTAEVESALVSHELVAEAAVVGYPHDIKGQGIYAYVTLTKGIEETEELRQNLRQWVRKEIGALATPDLIQWAGGLPKTRSGKIMRRFLRKIAANEVTNLGDSSTLADPAVIDTLIESRLNKAE
- a CDS encoding DcaP family trimeric outer membrane transporter, whose amino-acid sequence is MKQAKYGLLIGCSMLALSNVSYADTDMQFGGYVKADVMFSDYGNGAPDSGSLSRQFYVPGTIYGEEGNGKQVVDFQARETRFNFKTVSDFDGHKLTGFIELDFMTHTDGNERVSNSYSPRIRQAFISYDNWTVGQTWTTFQNPGALPENLDFVGAAEGTPFVRQAMIRYTNGGFQIAVENPETTVNKYATATRLTSGSGIVPDVVARYNFKTEGGTAISVAGILRQLNVEENVDGQAVDSTEMGYGASIAGIIPVGNDDFKFSATYGEGLGRYMALNYANAGNLDANGEIQAISSYGGYAAYRHWWNDKWRTSVTVSAFKADNDTMLSSSLVNAESYSSYINLLYSPTKPLTFGVEYMYAKNERENGSDGDLSRILFSAKYVL
- a CDS encoding DEAD/DEAH box helicase, producing the protein MTSVISLRDYQQDSVDAAIKHFKQSNDSAVLVLPTGAGKSIVIAELARIARGNVLILTHVKELVAQNAEKVGLLTQDASIYSAGLNQKKAVGKTVVASVQSAARAPEKFNQTFSLVIIDECHRVSNDENSQYWQLLNHLKKNNQQLKLLGLTATPYRLGLGWIFRHHYHGKVGNTEKPIFEQCIFELPMRPLIKHGYLTAPKIFDGLSAQYDFSQVTPSETGEYPQKEVDDLLDHQGRATTAIIKQVVQLAEHRKGVLIFAATVRHAKEIMKLLDDSAALITADTPHTVRDDIISRFKQQSLKYIVNVAVLTTGFDAPHVDLIAILRPTASVSLFQQMIGRGLRLAKDKEDCLVIDYAANGYDLYFPEVGQVKPNSKSVPVQVHCPVCQFANTFWGIVDSDGDIVEHFGRRCQGLVDTKQDTQQQCYFRFRSKSCPDCGAENDIAARICQTCQSTLIDPDKRLKQVLSSQHHHLFKCQEMHLIEDDKKLIVKYFDIDANEFKESFRMETPAQRRALYAIFIAPHSRTPGMKHPQFSSPQQVLEHQKHFKTPDLLLLKKQKHKWELVEKFFDYKGRFKTINENSFV
- a CDS encoding GrxA family glutaredoxin translates to MFVVIFGRPGCPYCVRAVELSEKLTEQRDGFKFKYVDIHAEGISKADLEKTVGKPVETVPQIFVDEVHVGGYTEFEQYVRSNNLLG